One region of Priestia megaterium genomic DNA includes:
- a CDS encoding 50S ribosomal protein L7ae-like protein — MSYEKVLQADHIIVGTKQTVKALKKGTVKEVIIAEDADFYVTSIVAKTAQQENVPYTYVPSMRKLGQACRIEVNAATVAIIS, encoded by the coding sequence ATGTCTTATGAAAAAGTATTACAGGCTGATCATATTATTGTAGGAACAAAGCAGACGGTGAAAGCATTAAAAAAAGGTACAGTAAAGGAAGTCATCATTGCTGAAGACGCTGATTTTTATGTCACATCCATTGTGGCAAAAACGGCACAGCAAGAAAACGTTCCGTATACGTATGTCCCTTCTATGCGAAAGCTTGGTCAAGCTTGTAGGATAGAAGTTAACGCTGCAACTGTTGCAATTATTAGTTAA
- the rpsL gene encoding 30S ribosomal protein S12 yields the protein MPTINQLIRNGRVSKGKKSDSPALNRGYNSFKKAQTNQSSPQKRGVCTRVGTMTPKKPNSALRKYARVRLTNGIEVTAYIPGIGHNLQEHSVVLIRGGRVKDLPGVRYHIVRGALDTAGVDGRMQGRSKYGTKRPKAAKK from the coding sequence ATGCCTACTATTAACCAATTAATCCGTAATGGTCGTGTGAGTAAAGGTAAAAAATCTGACTCACCTGCTTTAAACAGAGGTTACAACAGCTTCAAGAAAGCTCAAACTAACCAATCTTCTCCACAAAAACGTGGTGTATGTACACGTGTGGGTACTATGACACCGAAGAAACCGAACTCGGCTCTTCGTAAATATGCTCGTGTACGTTTAACAAACGGTATCGAGGTAACAGCTTATATCCCAGGTATTGGTCACAACTTACAAGAACACAGCGTGGTACTTATCCGCGGTGGACGTGTAAAAGATTTACCAGGGGTACGTTACCATATCGTACGTGGTGCACTTGATACTGCTGGTGTGGATGGCCGTATGCAAGGTCGTTCTAAATATGGTACTAAGCGACCAAAAGCAGCTAAAAAATAA
- the rpsG gene encoding 30S ribosomal protein S7 — protein MPRKGPVAKRDVLPDPIYNSKLVSRLINKMMLDGKRGKSQAILYRAFDLVQERSGKEAMEVFDQALKNIMPVLEVRARRVGGSNYQVPVEVRPERRTTLGLRWLVNYARLRGEKTMEERLANEILDAANNTGAAVKKREDTHKMAEANKAFAHYRW, from the coding sequence ATGCCACGTAAGGGACCTGTTGCAAAAAGAGACGTATTACCAGATCCGATTTACAATTCTAAGCTTGTATCTCGCTTAATCAACAAAATGATGCTTGATGGAAAGCGCGGTAAGTCACAAGCTATTCTTTATAGAGCATTCGATTTAGTACAAGAGCGCAGTGGTAAAGAAGCTATGGAAGTATTCGACCAAGCTCTTAAAAACATCATGCCTGTACTAGAAGTTAGAGCACGCCGTGTAGGGGGTTCTAACTACCAAGTTCCTGTAGAAGTACGTCCAGAGCGTCGTACTACTTTAGGTCTTCGTTGGTTAGTAAACTATGCTCGTCTTCGTGGAGAAAAAACGATGGAAGAGCGTTTAGCTAACGAAATCCTTGACGCAGCTAACAACACTGGTGCTGCAGTTAAGAAACGTGAAGATACTCACAAAATGGCAGAAGCTAATAAAGCATTTGCTCATTACCGTTGGTAA